From a region of the Arachis ipaensis cultivar K30076 chromosome B09, Araip1.1, whole genome shotgun sequence genome:
- the LOC107614939 gene encoding uncharacterized protein LOC107614939: MDGTVALLKTSPVRIGDEVDESTEYFHRLFWTFPPCVEAFKHCKPLISIDGMHLYGKYGGTLFLAIAQDENSNILPVAFALVEGKNAESWAFFLSHLRQHVTPQEGILVISDRHNVNKAALEAPDSGWLPPHAYREYCIRHVAANFALSFKGQDARRLLVNVAYAKIEAEFDCWFDIMSTENPAMCDWANRVEYDKWTQHQDRGRWFGHMTTNISECVNSLLKGTRSLPVTTLVKSTYGRHQSEYTVAEMTPTGNFSLGTYRVSLRDRTCDCGYFQALHYLCCHAIACCAQSRLDWATYVHEVYTMSKVFSVYWIGFPSKIALVTASTFKLSITRADMRLHAVLSLEGLWPPYDGPTVIPDLYMRHAREE, from the exons ATGGACGGAACCGTTGCTTTGTTGAAGACTTCTCCAGTGCGTATAGGTGATGAGGTTGATGAGTCTACAGAGTACTTTCATCGTCTTTTCTGGACATTCCCTCCATGCGTTGAGGCTTTTAAACATTGCAAGCCACTAATTAGCATTGACGGTATGCATCTGTATGGGAAGTATGGCGGGACTTTGTTTCTGGCTATTGCGCAAGATGAAAACTCGAATATATTGCCGGTTGCGTTTGCACTTGTTGAGGGGAAGAATGCTGAGTCGTGGGCTTTTTTCTTATCCCACTTGCGTCAACATGTGACCCCACAAGAAGGCATTCTGGTAATCTCTGACAGACACAACGTTAATAAGGCTGCACTGGAGGCACCAGACAGTGGTTGGCTACCACCTCATGCATATCGAGAGTATTGCATTCGACACGTTGCAGCTAATTTTGCTCTCAGTTTCAAGGGCCAGGATGCAAGGCGGCTACTTGTGAATGTGGCGTATGCCAAGATTGAGGCAGAGTTTGACTGCTGGTTTGATATTATGAGTACTGAGAATCCGGCTATGTGTGATTGGGCCAACCGAGTGGAGTACGATAAGTGGACCCAACACCAGGATAGAGGCAGATGGTTTGGCCACATGACGACGAACATATCCGAGTGTGTTAACTCTCTATTGAAGGGGACACGGAGTTTGCCGGTTACTACACTTGTGAAATCCACATATGGGAG ACATCAGTCTGAATATACCGTGGCTGAGATGACTCCTACCGGTAACTTTTCGCTTGGGACGTATCGGGTTTCCCTCAGAGATCGCACTTGTGACTGCGGGTACTTTCAAGCTCTCCATTACCTGTGCTGCCATGCAATTGCATGCTGTGCTCAGTCCCGGTTAGACTGGGCTACGTACGTCCATGAGGTTTATACCATGAGTAAGGTGTTCAGTGTATATTGGATAGGGTTTCCCTCAAAGATCGCACTTGTGACTGCGAGTACTTTCAAGCTCTCCATTACCCGTGCTGACATGCGATTGCATGCTGTGCTCAGTCTCG AGGGCCTGTGGCCACCATACGACGGTCCTACTGTCATTCCTGATCTTTACATGAGACATGCCAGAGAAGAATGA
- the LOC107614938 gene encoding disease resistance protein RML1B → MENYDVKFLCSYGDEIHHHPNDKKISYVGGLNKLLYVNRGIDFTAMLAELSALFDATGDIHFKYQLPGDDFDSLISVTSDSGLNSLMLEYDNLYRDSPKTARMRLFIFYGKGPDSASTQPFPVKLKSKVNGDAVVPPQITPVKFQDLPPVNNFNTSDRALDSDPKVNQPVEDSGSSRLNSPLPALQYDVFISFRGEDTRASFTSHLSKALSRKQIVTYTDDLLHEGDSITSILLRAIEESCLLLVVFSENYASSKWCLQELVKIMECKKEFGRLVIPVFYNVDPSHVRYQLGSYSEAFKKHLQNNKKAEVQKWREALTAAANLEGLDSRSYGDEIEFIQNIVKDVLQKLIDHNPPNDSKNLVGISENLENVKSLLSESVEVRMIGICGIGGIGKTTLARLIFEKYSYKFEGSCFLENVRERSGKYGKSTFVKHRLSKQRNFIVLDDVSSLKQLNYLVGELQCCGAGSKIIITARDKNVLVPTVETIYEMKILDSHESFKLFSLNAFNEDYPQIGYEELSWKAVGCCKGIPLALIVLGSFLHSKSKTEWHSALQKLEKTPDPEIQNILRLSYDGLDDEAKQIFLDIACFFKGELVEYVVNLLGSCGFYAAIGMRSLLDRALIAISHNCVQMHDLIQELGWDIVCQQSSGNPENRSHLWDSNDIWDVLGNNKGTDSIESIVLDMSQIEDLQLNADTFKKMPKLRFLKLYIPSENDGRLNKLHLPVGLKPFPSKLRYLEWDAYPLPSLPSNFCPEKLVTLRIRNSKLKRLWDGVQNLVNLEEVDLTDSRKLVELPDFSKADNLKSVHLSGCRSLRHVHPSLLSLGKLELLDLLNCAKLEMLETKMHSKSLNHLYIKSRTSLIPPYVSHLSSLRKLLLDGSPVETLPVSIKHLTELKTLSLKGCKMLQHLPELPSSIRHLTALDCIMLQTVTFSSNIPRLQEEKRINISFHNCMKLDVANCIYWYLKDIRKLAYVCESRRGGKGVVRRSDFFKICYPDYRVPEWFMHRTKGTSITFEVSSPSSYGFSSLLCVVLPKYSLDYELDIKCRCYLEDGSNMHKYSFGVLFLNHIPAKGCSDHVYMAYNYGGIFDVIKLDRLNNKIASSGQNPKVTFEFFVSSGDTGSKQDDNLLIKECGVYPLNDSNFRTE, encoded by the exons ATGGAGAATTACGACGTGAAGTTTCTCTGCAGCTATGGCGATGAGATCCACCACCACCCCAACGACAAGAAGATCTCCTACGTCGGCGGCCTCAACAAGCTCCTCTACGTTAACCGTGGAATCGACTTCACCGCCATGCTCGCCGAACTCTCCGCCCTCTTTGACGCCACCGGTGACATCCACTTCAAGTATCAGCTCCCCGGCGATGACTTCGACTCTCTAATATCCGTCACCAGCGACAGCGGCCTAAACAGCCTGATGCTTGAGTATGATAACCTCTACAGAGATTCCCCTAAAACCGCTCGGATGAGATTATTCATCTTCTATGGTAAGGGTCCTGATTCCGCGTCCACCCAACCCTTCCCAGTCAAACTGAAATCCAAAGTCAACGGCGATGCTGTTGTTCCTCCGCAAATTACGCCGGTGAAGTTCCAAGATCTGCCACCGGTTAACAATTTTAATACCTCAGACCGAGCGTTGGATTCGGATCCAAAAGTGAATCAACCGGTCGAAGATTCCGGTTCTTCCCGTTTGAATAGTCCGTTACCTGCTTTACAGTATGATGTTTTCATCAGCTTCAGAGGTGAGGATACACGCGCAAGCTTCACTTCCCATCTTTCCAAAGCCCTGTCCCGAAAGCAGATAGTTACATACACTGATGACTTGCTTCACGAAGGAGATTCGATCACGTCCATCCTCCTCAGAGCAATTGAAGAATCTTGCCTTTTGCTTGTTGTATTCTCAGAGAACTACGCATCCTCAAAGTGGTGCTTGCAAGAACTGGTTAAAATAATGGAGTGCAAGAAAGAATTTGGACGGCTTGTTATTCCTGTCTTCTACAACGTTGATCCATCACATGTAAGGTATCAGCTAGGAAGTTACAGTGAAGCGTTTAAAAAACACTTGCAGAATAACAAGAAGGCGGAGGTTCAGAAGTGGAGGGAAGCTCTCACTGCAGCAGCAAATTTAGAAGGCTTGGACTCCCGTTCTTATGG GGACGAAATTGAATTCATTCAGAATATTGTCAAAGATGTTTTGCAGAAGCTGATTGACCATAACCCACCCAATGATAGTAAAAATCTTGTTGGCATTAGTGAAAATCTTGAAAATGTAAAATCACTATTAAGTGAATCTGTTGAAGTCAGAATGATTGGAATTTGTGGCATAGGGGGTATAGGAAAAACAACTCTAGCAAGACTTATATTTGAGAAATATTCTTATAAGTTTGAAGGCTCCTGCTTCTTAGAAAATGTACGGGAAAGATCAGGAAAGTATGGAAAATCCACTTTTGTTAAGCACAGGTTAAGCAAACAAAGAAATTTCATAGTTCTTGATGATGTGAGTAGTTTAAAGCAATTAAATTACCTGGTTGGGGAGCTTCAATGCTGTGGCGCAGGTAGTAAGATCATTATCACAGCTAGAGACAAAAATGTGCTGGTTCCAACGGTTGAAACAATATATGAGATGAAGATATTAGATTCTCATGAATCATTTAAACTGTTTAGTTTGAATGCATTCAATGAAGACTATCCACAAATTGGATACGAGGAGCTATCATGGAAAGCGGTTGGCTGTTGCAAAGGCATCCCACTAGCCTTAATAGTATTGGGTTCTTTTCTTCATTCAAAGAGTAAAACTGAATGGCATAGTGCATTGCAAAAGCTTGAGAAGACACCAGATCCAGAAATTCAGAATATTTTAAGATTGAGTTATGATGGATTAGATGATGAGGCAAAACAAATTTTTCTAGACATCGCATGTTTTTTTAAGGGAGAGCTTGTAGAATACGTAGTTAATCTGTTAGGCAGTTGTGGCTTCTATGCAGCTATTGGCATGAGATCCCTTCTTGATAGAGCTTTAATAGCTATATCTCATAATTGTGTGCAGATGCATGACTTGATCCAAGAATTAGGTTGGGATATCGTTTGTCAACAATCTAGTGGAAATCCTGAAAATCGTAGCCACTTGTGGGATTCTAATGATATTTGGGATGTTTTGGGAAACAACAAA GGAACTGATTCTATTGAAAGCATAGTGTTGGATATGTCTCAAATAGAAGATCTACAGTTGAATGCTGATACATTCAAAAAGATGCCTAAGTTAAGATTTCTCAAATTATATATCCCATCGGAAAATGATGGCAGATTGAATAAATTGCATCTTCCCGTAGGACTAAAGCCATTTCCTTCTAAATTAAGATACTTGGAGTGGGATGCCTACCCTTTGCCATCTCTGCCATCGAATTTTTGTCCTGAGAAGCTTGTTACTCTTCGCATCCGGAACAGTAAACTTAAAAGACTTTGGGATGGGGTTCAG AATCTTGTTAATTTAGAGGAAGTAGATCTAACAGATTCCCGAAAGTTGGTGGAGCTTCCAGATTTCTCCAAGGCAGATAATCTCAAAAGTGTACATCTGTCTGGCTGTCGAAGTTTGCGTCATGTCCATCCATCTCTTTTATCACTTGGAAAACTTGAACTTTTAGATCTTTTGAACTGTGCAAAACTTGAGATGCTTGAAACTAAGATGCATTCAAAATCTCTTAATCACCTCTATATCAAGAGCCGCACAAGTTTAATCCCACCCTATGTCAGTCACTTATCATCTTTACGGAAATTACTTCTAGATGGAAGCCCTGTGGAGACATTGCCGGTGAGCATCAAACACCTTACGGAGCTGAAAACACTGTCACTAAAAGGGTGTAAGATGCTTCAACATTTGCCAGAGCTTCCATCATCCATTCGTCATTTGACTGCTCTGGACTGCATAATGCTGCAAACTGTGACATTCAGTTCAAATATTCCTAGACTACAAGAAGAAAAACGCATAAACATCTCGTTCCATAATTGCATGAAGTTGGATGTGGCGAATTGTATTTATTGGTACCTTAAAGATATAAGGAAACTTGCTTACGTGTGTGAATCCAGAAGAGGAGGAAAAGGAGTAGTTCGGAGAAGTGATTTCTTCAAGATTTGTTACCCCGACTACAGAGTACCAGAGTGGTTCATGCATCGGACAAAGGGTACTTCCATAACTTTTGAAGTTTCTTCACCTTCCAGTTATGGTTTTAGTTCCCTTCTCTGCGTTGTTCTCCCTAAGTATAGTTTGGATTATGAACTTGATATTAAATGCCGTTGCTACTTGGAAGATGGTAGTAACATGCACAAATATTCATTTGGCGTATTATTTCTAAATCACATTCCGGCAAAAGGGTGTTCTGATCATGTTTATATGGCATATAATTATGGAGGCATCTTTGATGTAATCAAGCTGGACAGATTGAATAATAAGATTGCGTCTTCCGGGCAAAACCCAAAAGTCACATTTGAATTCTTTGTCAGCAGTGGCGATACTGGAAGTAAACAAGATGATAACTTGTTGATCAAAGAGTGTGGTGTCTATCCACTAAATGACTCCAATTTTAGAACTGAATAG